One Mariprofundus sp. NF genomic region harbors:
- a CDS encoding roadblock/LC7 domain-containing protein encodes MSNYKEACRRELEQLVEREYHLDAALLCTSDGLPVAYASSADIEADALSAMCSSMLSLGDALAIQGDDDGCIQVVTQSKNQTVALIHAGSDMLLALIGARDLKLGMLLGHARKEVDIILELMNKQHQEEQVQEQQKAPEQRQPAMLEELVKRVMQEAQNR; translated from the coding sequence TTGAGTAATTATAAAGAAGCCTGCCGTCGTGAGCTTGAACAACTGGTTGAGCGTGAATATCACCTTGATGCGGCACTGCTCTGCACCTCTGACGGTCTTCCAGTCGCTTATGCTTCATCTGCCGACATCGAGGCGGATGCTCTTTCTGCGATGTGTTCATCGATGCTCTCACTCGGTGATGCACTCGCCATTCAGGGCGATGATGATGGCTGTATCCAGGTGGTTACCCAGTCAAAAAATCAGACTGTGGCACTGATCCATGCCGGCAGCGATATGCTGCTGGCGCTCATCGGTGCCAGAGACCTTAAACTCGGCATGCTGCTCGGCCATGCCCGTAAAGAGGTGGATATCATTCTTGAACTGATGAACAAGCAGCATCAAGAGGAGCAGGTTCAGGAGCAGCAGAAAGCGCCTGAACAGAGACAACCGGCCATGCTGGAAGAGCTGGTTAAACGCGTCATGCAAGAAGCACAAAACAGATAA
- a CDS encoding metallophosphoesterase, with amino-acid sequence MTISIIGALSGLPKVTIEVITSLLEGPALNMSHGGDFTGKPSTQLHADASWVLKIDERRNFSTEEVAHKWSALQIEKERAYGIYHPQRCWFVIQRKGWVVGNISPRMQPLHTIDFSTLSSEQRLNYLTNLLAIYCRFAAGSEKRLDEGLSNFALLDDQLFYLDDDIYPWDSFSSFSAMLANWLRKSDELGMDSDQWQVLGKSLKPLLRGYSSSADDMVYEGLSDQFVGSFEMHKQTLISELRSVESCVMVKKAAAVVLQSGDEPIGMIADVHANLPAFESVLKRFAEMGVEQIMHLGDIVGYGPQPAACIRLAKEQSICCIRGNHDHYVAHHGDVKVAASRSAQWTLDWTIEQLDDDDRAWLATLPVRHRTDKWMAVHGSPIDKSFFNGYVYNMTAEKNLEHLRSRDIRICLHGHSHIQGVYAMQGSVVLPFINAAEVDLNPFSASLICPGSVGQPRDGQVGAEAAIFYPDRMRIELFTVPYDIEKVALEMQDNNFPERIVQRLRAGR; translated from the coding sequence ATGACGATCTCTATTATTGGCGCGCTCTCTGGCCTTCCGAAGGTCACGATTGAGGTGATAACATCTCTGCTTGAGGGGCCTGCATTGAATATGTCACATGGCGGTGACTTTACCGGTAAACCTTCGACACAACTTCATGCTGATGCATCATGGGTATTAAAGATTGATGAGCGACGCAACTTCTCAACTGAAGAGGTGGCACACAAATGGTCCGCTCTGCAGATTGAAAAGGAGAGGGCATACGGCATCTATCATCCACAGCGTTGCTGGTTTGTGATTCAGCGAAAGGGCTGGGTGGTGGGCAATATCTCGCCACGTATGCAGCCGCTGCACACTATCGATTTTTCAACCCTTAGCAGTGAGCAGCGATTAAACTACCTGACCAACCTGCTGGCGATCTACTGCCGCTTTGCAGCCGGCAGCGAGAAGCGGCTGGATGAAGGGCTGTCCAATTTTGCTCTGCTTGATGATCAGCTCTTCTACCTTGATGATGATATCTACCCGTGGGATAGCTTCTCATCCTTCTCTGCTATGCTGGCTAACTGGCTCAGGAAATCAGATGAGCTGGGGATGGACAGTGATCAGTGGCAAGTGCTGGGGAAAAGCCTGAAGCCTCTGTTGAGGGGGTATTCATCCTCTGCCGATGATATGGTTTATGAAGGGCTGAGTGATCAATTTGTCGGAAGCTTTGAGATGCATAAGCAGACATTGATCTCTGAACTTCGCTCTGTTGAATCGTGCGTCATGGTTAAAAAGGCTGCTGCTGTGGTATTGCAGTCAGGTGATGAGCCGATTGGGATGATTGCCGATGTGCATGCCAACCTTCCAGCCTTTGAGAGTGTTCTGAAACGCTTTGCAGAGATGGGTGTAGAACAGATTATGCATCTGGGTGATATTGTCGGTTACGGGCCGCAGCCTGCCGCATGTATACGCCTGGCTAAGGAGCAGAGCATCTGCTGCATTCGTGGCAACCATGATCACTACGTGGCTCATCATGGTGATGTAAAGGTTGCAGCCAGTCGCAGTGCACAGTGGACGCTGGATTGGACGATTGAGCAGCTTGATGACGATGATCGGGCCTGGCTGGCCACACTGCCGGTACGTCACCGTACTGATAAGTGGATGGCTGTGCATGGCTCGCCGATCGATAAAAGTTTTTTTAACGGTTATGTCTACAATATGACTGCCGAGAAGAATCTCGAACACCTCAGAAGCAGGGATATTCGAATCTGCCTGCACGGGCACTCCCATATTCAGGGTGTTTATGCCATGCAGGGAAGTGTTGTGTTACCATTTATCAACGCAGCAGAGGTTGATCTGAATCCATTTTCAGCATCGTTGATCTGCCCCGGCTCGGTGGGTCAGCCGCGCGACGGTCAGGTAGGGGCTGAAGCTGCGATCTTCTATCCTGATCGTATGAGAATCGAGCTGTTTACTGTCCCTTATGATATCGAAAAAGTGGCTTTAGAGATGCAGGACAACAACTTTCCGGAGCGTATCGTGCAACGTCTCAGGGCAGGGCGTTAA
- a CDS encoding MBL fold metallo-hydrolase, translated as MADILFENEEHRCVFFEDFTEGEMVSSNQHLIIHKGKGMLLDPGGHKVYSKIFSAMPEHLPPSMLKYLFLSHQDPDIVASVNGWLMITDADAYMSAIWRRFVAHFGVDGSVMDRMKEIPDQGMKLDLEGCELMIIPAHFLHSSGNFHVYDPVSKILYSGDLGAAIVDYRFVEDFTAHVTHMEGFHKRYMPTSTACKAWAAMVRDLDIEIIAPQHGAMFVGKEICNQFIDWIEGLEVGADTMKDIYKLPA; from the coding sequence ATGGCAGATATTCTATTCGAAAATGAAGAGCACAGATGTGTCTTCTTTGAGGACTTTACCGAGGGCGAGATGGTTTCGTCCAACCAGCATCTGATTATTCACAAAGGCAAAGGCATGCTGCTTGATCCCGGTGGGCACAAGGTTTATTCAAAAATCTTCTCTGCCATGCCCGAGCACCTGCCGCCGTCCATGCTGAAATACCTTTTTCTATCCCATCAGGACCCGGATATTGTTGCCTCTGTTAACGGTTGGCTGATGATTACCGATGCTGATGCCTACATGTCTGCAATCTGGCGTCGTTTTGTCGCCCACTTCGGTGTTGATGGCAGTGTCATGGATCGCATGAAGGAGATCCCTGATCAGGGTATGAAACTTGATCTGGAAGGCTGTGAGCTGATGATCATTCCGGCCCACTTCCTGCACTCATCCGGCAACTTCCATGTTTACGACCCGGTTTCAAAAATCCTCTACTCCGGTGATCTGGGAGCAGCCATTGTCGACTACCGCTTTGTTGAAGATTTCACTGCCCATGTAACCCACATGGAGGGCTTCCACAAACGTTATATGCCTACCAGTACTGCATGCAAAGCGTGGGCAGCTATGGTTCGCGATCTGGATATTGAGATTATCGCACCCCAGCACGGCGCCATGTTTGTCGGCAAAGAGATCTGCAACCAGTTTATCGACTGGATTGAGGGACTGGAAGTGGGCGCTGACACCATGAAAGATATCTACAAATTACCTGCATAA
- a CDS encoding roadblock/LC7 domain-containing protein — protein sequence MATKQDRINSVLDELKMATSDIQGAGVLSPDGMMIADKLGGTQGDAAAAMGAALGSLAKRVTDTLKVGDFQEVNIRGSNAGILLFDIEHRASMIVTVSQGANLGLVFLEAREAQSKLGQIL from the coding sequence ATGGCAACAAAACAGGATAGAATTAACAGTGTTCTGGATGAACTGAAAATGGCCACATCGGACATTCAGGGTGCAGGTGTACTCAGCCCGGACGGCATGATGATTGCAGATAAACTCGGTGGTACTCAGGGTGATGCTGCAGCTGCCATGGGTGCTGCACTTGGCAGCCTTGCCAAACGTGTGACCGATACGCTCAAGGTCGGAGACTTTCAGGAGGTGAATATTCGCGGTTCTAATGCGGGTATTCTGCTGTTTGATATTGAACATCGCGCCTCAATGATTGTCACCGTTTCTCAAGGCGCCAATCTTGGCCTGGTCTTCCTTGAAGCCCGAGAGGCACAGAGCAAACTGGGACAGATTCTGTAA
- a CDS encoding ATP/GTP-binding protein has product MEEKQVVKLVITGPVNAGKTTMVQNLSDSQIAATDVAPSDQVAQLKSMTTVGLDFGILKIDEHLELHLFGTPGQSRFNFMWNILSKGAIGAIFLVDSTSEESLVEMRKMYDYYEEHVGLPVLVGATKQDLPGAKNVDEIAAILNLGDVMVVPVDAREKEGSKMLALTLLGNALVEASAEAGEDDFDDGDYDDLF; this is encoded by the coding sequence ATGGAAGAGAAACAGGTTGTAAAACTTGTCATCACCGGTCCGGTCAATGCCGGCAAAACCACAATGGTTCAGAACCTCAGTGACTCTCAGATTGCCGCAACCGATGTTGCCCCCTCTGATCAGGTCGCCCAACTCAAGAGCATGACCACCGTTGGTCTGGACTTCGGCATCCTTAAAATCGATGAGCACCTTGAACTGCACCTGTTCGGTACGCCGGGCCAGTCTCGCTTCAACTTTATGTGGAACATCCTCTCCAAGGGTGCCATCGGTGCGATCTTCCTTGTCGACAGTACCAGTGAAGAGTCACTGGTCGAAATGAGGAAGATGTATGATTACTATGAAGAGCATGTCGGTCTTCCCGTACTCGTTGGCGCAACCAAACAGGACCTGCCTGGTGCCAAGAATGTCGATGAGATCGCAGCTATCCTGAATCTTGGTGATGTCATGGTGGTGCCCGTTGATGCACGTGAGAAAGAGGGAAGTAAAATGCTCGCCCTCACCCTGCTCGGCAATGCACTGGTTGAAGCCAGTGCTGAGGCTGGAGAAGATGACTTTGATGATGGCGATTATGATGATCTCTTCTAG
- a CDS encoding LysM peptidoglycan-binding domain-containing protein, translating to MLCTNTALAEEPLGYADPDRRLVSYQGSRLIHAANTASHQLKLSHSLVKPVSDQPEPLLKGINADDIKAVKAIAKQRFSKRWNLVSERSRFVRYRLVEKLEKVSAPLSLQIIPVVESTYSPYALSHAGASGLWQLMPGTAKVLGIKADKKIDGRRDIERSTSAAVEYLTTQHDRFDSWPLAIAAYNLGPYAVSKRLKKTPWDLADGLDAMPVPTETRNYVKHVIGLVALLDDGTLSFPSPIKTRAIDLNPPVDIQLLAQLSGMEKDAIFRFNPSLNQAQYLTRPVTIHVPETAHGKVQENIPHSGPKFVYVTVQSGNSLWSIARANGTDVKTVKKLNRGISNTLRIGQKLKVPANQLAKASANINPLLPSKNRVRYRVRSGDSLWRIANRFGTTVKALARVNSLSKKSVIRAGDILWVLARVRPS from the coding sequence TTGCTGTGTACAAACACGGCTCTGGCAGAGGAGCCGCTTGGTTACGCTGACCCTGACCGGCGACTGGTAAGTTATCAGGGCAGTCGTCTGATTCATGCGGCCAACACTGCATCCCACCAGCTCAAACTCTCCCACTCTCTGGTCAAACCGGTCTCTGATCAACCTGAACCGCTGCTTAAAGGTATCAATGCGGATGATATCAAAGCGGTGAAAGCCATTGCCAAACAGCGTTTTAGCAAAAGATGGAATCTGGTCTCAGAACGCTCCCGCTTTGTCCGTTATCGTCTGGTAGAGAAGCTGGAGAAGGTATCTGCACCACTCTCGCTACAGATTATTCCGGTCGTGGAGTCAACCTACAGCCCTTATGCGCTCTCCCATGCCGGAGCATCAGGATTATGGCAGCTGATGCCGGGTACAGCCAAAGTGCTTGGTATCAAAGCGGATAAGAAGATTGATGGCAGGCGTGATATCGAAAGATCCACAAGCGCAGCAGTTGAGTATCTCACCACCCAGCATGACCGCTTTGACAGCTGGCCACTGGCCATCGCCGCTTACAATCTCGGCCCCTATGCCGTTTCAAAACGCTTGAAGAAAACACCATGGGATCTCGCCGATGGACTGGATGCGATGCCGGTTCCGACGGAGACCCGCAACTATGTTAAACATGTTATTGGTCTGGTTGCCCTTCTTGATGATGGCACACTCTCATTTCCCAGTCCGATCAAAACCCGCGCTATTGATCTGAATCCACCGGTGGATATCCAACTGCTTGCCCAGCTTAGCGGCATGGAGAAAGATGCGATCTTCCGTTTTAATCCATCCCTGAATCAGGCCCAATACCTGACCCGTCCGGTGACCATTCACGTGCCTGAAACTGCCCATGGTAAGGTGCAGGAGAACATCCCCCACTCAGGTCCGAAGTTTGTTTATGTGACAGTACAGAGCGGCAACTCACTGTGGAGCATTGCCAGAGCCAATGGCACCGATGTCAAAACCGTGAAGAAACTCAATCGAGGCATCAGCAATACGCTTCGCATCGGACAGAAATTGAAGGTACCAGCCAATCAGCTGGCCAAGGCGAGTGCCAATATCAATCCTTTGCTGCCCTCAAAGAATCGCGTTCGCTATCGCGTTCGTTCAGGTGACTCACTGTGGCGCATTGCCAACCGCTTTGGCACCACAGTCAAAGCTCTGGCCCGCGTCAACAGTCTTTCGAAAAAATCAGTTATTCGCGCCGGTGATATCTTATGGGTTCTGGCCCGCGTTCGTCCAAGCTGA
- a CDS encoding peptide-binding protein, protein MGSGPRSSKLILIRLIPIRALPLICLLLLIGCSDSNAPSAAHETAVNTAYEDIPARGDRLVEASIGDATNLIPMIAGDASSHAVAGQLYLSLLKYDKNLDLIGQLAKSWEISADNLTITFHLRPNLRWSDGKPLTSADCLFTLRLIQDEGTQSAYKADYIIVKRAEAPDPLTFVVHYDEPFSPALSSWSSLAILPKHVFENENIMDTRLSREPKASIGPYKLTQWQSQQSILMSANEDYFDGPVWIKERLTRIIPDRATQFLELSAGRLDSVGLSPMQYSRLFETREELKKNFNRYKYLDFVYTYLGFNLKRKPFDDILVRKAIAYAIDRQEILDGVQLGLGETIASPYKPGTFWVNEKLKPRPFDPEYARKLLAEAGWVDSDGDGVVDKEGKPLSFTVLTNNGNKQRADAATIMQQRLKKVGIEIKVRLVEWSAFIQNFINKRNFDAVILGWSLSPDPDQYTIWHSSQTGPRQFNFLSYNNANVDAALDNARRTFDRHERKAQYDLMQQEIHQDVPMVFLFAPYSLPVMHKRFHGIKPAPAGIGYNSEQWYVPKALQKYRITSVAP, encoded by the coding sequence ATGGGTTCTGGCCCGCGTTCGTCCAAGCTGATTTTAATCAGATTGATCCCTATCAGAGCGCTACCCCTTATCTGCCTGTTGCTGCTTATCGGCTGCAGCGATTCAAATGCCCCGTCAGCAGCGCATGAGACAGCTGTTAACACTGCCTATGAAGATATCCCGGCGCGTGGCGACCGACTGGTTGAAGCTTCCATTGGTGATGCCACCAATCTGATTCCGATGATTGCCGGTGATGCATCAAGTCACGCTGTCGCTGGCCAGCTCTACCTCTCACTACTCAAGTATGACAAAAATCTCGATCTGATCGGCCAGCTGGCAAAGTCGTGGGAGATCTCAGCTGACAATCTGACCATCACCTTTCATCTGCGCCCGAATCTGCGCTGGAGTGATGGCAAACCTCTCACCTCAGCCGACTGCCTGTTCACCCTCAGACTGATTCAGGATGAGGGCACCCAGAGCGCGTACAAAGCTGATTACATTATCGTCAAACGCGCTGAAGCACCCGATCCACTCACCTTTGTGGTGCATTATGATGAGCCATTCTCCCCCGCCCTCTCTTCCTGGTCCTCTTTAGCAATACTTCCTAAGCATGTGTTTGAAAACGAAAACATTATGGACACACGTCTGTCGCGTGAGCCTAAGGCGAGCATCGGCCCCTACAAACTGACGCAGTGGCAATCCCAGCAATCGATTCTGATGAGCGCCAATGAGGATTACTTTGATGGACCTGTCTGGATCAAAGAGCGGTTGACCCGCATTATCCCGGATCGCGCCACCCAGTTTCTTGAACTCTCAGCCGGCAGGCTCGATTCAGTGGGTCTGAGCCCGATGCAGTACTCCCGCCTGTTTGAGACACGTGAGGAGCTGAAAAAGAATTTTAATCGCTACAAATACCTTGATTTCGTCTACACCTATCTCGGTTTCAATCTTAAACGTAAACCCTTTGATGATATCCTTGTTCGCAAGGCAATCGCTTATGCCATTGATCGTCAGGAGATTCTCGATGGTGTGCAGCTCGGTTTAGGCGAGACCATCGCCAGCCCTTATAAACCCGGCACCTTCTGGGTCAATGAGAAGCTCAAACCACGCCCGTTTGATCCGGAATATGCCCGCAAACTGCTTGCTGAGGCAGGCTGGGTTGATTCTGATGGTGATGGCGTTGTCGACAAGGAAGGCAAACCGCTATCGTTTACTGTCTTGACCAATAACGGCAACAAACAACGTGCCGATGCCGCCACGATCATGCAGCAGCGCCTGAAGAAGGTAGGTATAGAGATCAAGGTACGGCTGGTTGAGTGGTCAGCCTTTATTCAGAACTTTATCAATAAACGAAACTTTGATGCGGTGATTCTAGGCTGGTCGCTATCACCTGATCCCGATCAATACACCATCTGGCACTCATCGCAGACCGGCCCGCGGCAGTTTAATTTCCTCTCTTATAACAATGCCAATGTTGATGCGGCACTGGATAACGCCCGCAGAACCTTTGATCGCCATGAGCGCAAAGCCCAATATGATCTTATGCAGCAGGAGATCCACCAGGATGTACCGATGGTATTCCTCTTCGCCCCCTACTCGCTGCCGGTGATGCACAAACGCTTTCACGGCATCAAACCCGCCCCTGCCGGCATCGGCTACAATAGTGAACAGTGGTATGTTCCCAAAGCGTTGCAGAAATACCGCATTACATCCGTTGCTCCCTGA
- a CDS encoding AMP-binding protein — translation MGNTAKESGEIERLFSNRFASETGSEKKVLLQGIKGSLVLSIIRSALQNGWTVAIIREDASNDYLQHAQSELGSHLHVVAHQDYDAPLVYAGPDCKPLDLWLSENRSASSARPYAWREDECALILFTSGSTGMPKGVCHSLGNIIRSAELFSEHFEIDSSDHLYCLAPIHSMSGLRSLLLPLVSEAAVTIADNHSAPFLSIIKEIPQLKPTKIVCGPVFIKQLAAYGKRIIEHIQSVEALLCTGADLDEADRATVMQVFGVPVVNYYGLTETAGIVLAETIAKQTENCLPPPCEGCQIVLTTVEDSSQLFQLGITGPNMFLGYLGEPLLRTSSFDTGDLVQKTAHEQLRLVGRSSGAVKAPTTEWIFPSLLEGWLKSQANIDDAVVKGCRISGGYGVEIWVECSMPFDYSAMDKSIVQQFGIEYMPAKWHNAVIKRNPLGKVDQIIEKTGF, via the coding sequence ATGGGAAACACTGCTAAAGAGTCAGGCGAGATAGAGCGTCTGTTTTCGAATCGTTTTGCATCAGAAACAGGCAGTGAAAAGAAGGTTCTGTTACAGGGTATAAAAGGCTCACTGGTGCTCTCCATCATACGATCTGCACTGCAAAATGGATGGACAGTCGCAATCATTCGAGAAGATGCAAGCAACGACTATCTGCAACATGCTCAATCAGAGTTGGGCTCACACTTACATGTCGTTGCTCATCAGGATTACGATGCTCCGCTTGTCTATGCTGGCCCGGATTGCAAACCACTGGATCTCTGGCTATCTGAAAATAGATCTGCCTCATCAGCTCGCCCCTATGCATGGCGGGAGGATGAATGTGCGCTTATTCTCTTCACCTCCGGTTCAACAGGCATGCCCAAGGGCGTTTGTCATTCACTGGGAAATATCATTCGTTCAGCAGAGCTGTTTAGTGAACATTTTGAGATCGACAGTAGCGACCACCTCTATTGTCTGGCGCCTATCCACAGCATGTCAGGATTACGTAGTCTGCTTCTCCCCCTGGTTTCAGAAGCAGCGGTTACGATAGCTGACAATCACTCAGCACCCTTTCTATCGATCATCAAAGAGATACCCCAACTAAAGCCGACAAAAATTGTTTGCGGGCCCGTTTTCATCAAACAACTCGCCGCTTATGGCAAACGCATTATTGAACATATTCAAAGTGTAGAGGCCCTGCTTTGTACCGGCGCTGACCTTGACGAGGCAGATCGCGCAACAGTAATGCAGGTGTTCGGAGTCCCGGTCGTGAATTATTACGGCTTAACAGAAACAGCTGGTATCGTACTGGCTGAAACAATCGCTAAGCAGACTGAAAATTGTCTCCCTCCCCCATGTGAAGGTTGCCAAATAGTGTTAACAACCGTTGAGGACTCCAGTCAACTGTTTCAACTGGGCATTACAGGCCCAAACATGTTCCTGGGTTATTTGGGGGAACCACTACTTCGCACCTCATCATTTGATACCGGCGACCTGGTTCAAAAAACAGCGCATGAACAGCTCCGATTAGTGGGGCGATCTTCCGGGGCAGTAAAGGCGCCAACTACTGAGTGGATTTTTCCGAGCTTGCTAGAAGGCTGGTTAAAGAGTCAGGCCAACATAGATGATGCCGTTGTCAAAGGATGCAGAATTTCAGGGGGATATGGTGTGGAGATATGGGTAGAGTGTTCTATGCCATTTGATTACTCAGCAATGGATAAATCGATTGTTCAACAGTTTGGCATTGAATACATGCCTGCCAAATGGCATAACGCAGTTATAAAACGAAATCCACTTGGCAAGGTTGACCAGATCATTGAAAAAACAGGCTTTTAA
- a CDS encoding AMP-binding protein — MTTQKKNYTGALYRDIKVRAKNNTLFADFNDEKLTYRQLLNSVQKLTSFFRTHELKQDSRIIIVTKHDKHAITILTAALLEGFSPILLSVEAKSKRLQAIAEKVSPQMIFVDDELQPALPWLAEFLSVSILEESNRSLFAQLFGKKNRSVECYPSLLTDYGISEPACAARADDIAFISFTSGTTSEPKGILTTHANLFEHLETLTRVFGYTEQSRIFNNLSLAHNDGFVQGPLLALFSGALLYRPPAFTIQNLEERLNSLFSKRITHFITVPTILSLIDRLTSNNDYFEGEDFRCLISVAAKLDANLWERSQQRFGINICNIYGLSETVAGGLFCGPDKDSFALGTVGKPVDMDIRIVDEKGCDCSVNEEGELWLKGENVTPGYLDDPIATTSLFFNDWLCTGDMARQNPEGFIEIVGRKKAIIMSGGFNIHPDEINEVLMSHPQVADSATVGIADQDWGELVVSVVESDDDLDEANLIDHCRHFLEPIKVPKTIVTTNRLPRGVSGKVLLSEIRDLITDTIHKSDRNNTTIPHSDIVGLAASVFNASEKKLSLNSSSDQTPGWDSLGHLNLITATEQRYDIQFSMDEMMRVDSLQCLLEMVQNKLKCDES; from the coding sequence ATGACAACCCAAAAGAAAAATTATACTGGTGCGCTTTATCGGGACATCAAGGTGCGTGCAAAAAATAACACTCTGTTTGCCGATTTTAATGATGAAAAACTAACATATCGCCAGCTCTTGAATTCTGTGCAAAAGCTAACCTCCTTTTTCAGAACGCATGAACTTAAACAGGACTCACGAATCATCATTGTGACCAAGCATGATAAGCATGCCATCACAATACTCACCGCAGCTTTGTTGGAAGGCTTTTCACCCATACTTCTATCCGTAGAAGCCAAATCGAAGCGTCTGCAAGCCATTGCGGAAAAAGTCTCGCCACAAATGATTTTTGTTGATGATGAGTTACAGCCAGCGTTACCCTGGTTGGCTGAATTCCTGTCTGTGAGCATATTGGAGGAGAGTAATCGATCTCTGTTTGCCCAGTTATTCGGGAAGAAAAACAGATCAGTTGAGTGTTATCCGAGCCTACTGACTGATTACGGCATAAGTGAACCGGCCTGCGCAGCCCGGGCGGATGATATTGCATTTATATCCTTCACCTCAGGAACAACATCCGAACCAAAGGGTATTCTCACAACACATGCCAATTTATTTGAGCATTTAGAAACGCTTACACGCGTATTTGGCTACACAGAGCAATCCCGCATCTTCAATAATTTATCCCTGGCACATAACGATGGCTTCGTTCAGGGGCCATTGCTGGCACTGTTTTCCGGCGCCCTGCTGTATCGCCCCCCAGCATTTACGATCCAAAATCTGGAAGAGCGACTCAATAGCTTATTCAGCAAACGCATCACCCATTTCATCACAGTCCCTACAATACTTTCGCTGATAGATCGACTGACTTCCAATAATGACTATTTTGAAGGTGAAGATTTCCGTTGTTTGATCTCTGTGGCGGCCAAACTTGATGCAAATCTTTGGGAGAGGTCGCAGCAACGATTTGGCATCAATATATGCAATATTTACGGCCTGTCGGAAACCGTTGCCGGAGGGCTGTTTTGTGGCCCGGATAAAGATTCGTTTGCCTTAGGTACAGTAGGTAAACCTGTTGATATGGATATTAGAATTGTCGATGAGAAAGGCTGTGATTGTTCGGTGAATGAAGAGGGTGAACTCTGGCTGAAAGGGGAAAATGTAACGCCTGGTTATCTGGATGACCCCATTGCTACAACATCACTGTTTTTCAACGACTGGTTATGTACAGGAGACATGGCTCGACAAAACCCGGAAGGCTTTATCGAAATTGTTGGTAGAAAAAAAGCAATTATTATGAGTGGTGGTTTTAATATACATCCTGATGAAATCAATGAAGTTTTGATGTCTCACCCACAAGTAGCTGATTCAGCAACCGTGGGAATAGCAGATCAGGATTGGGGTGAGCTGGTTGTGAGCGTTGTGGAATCAGATGATGATTTGGATGAAGCGAATCTTATCGATCATTGTCGTCATTTTCTTGAACCCATTAAGGTTCCAAAAACTATTGTCACTACAAACAGGTTGCCTAGAGGGGTTTCAGGGAAAGTGTTGTTATCTGAAATCCGTGATTTGATTACTGATACAATTCATAAATCGGACAGAAACAACACAACTATTCCACACAGTGATATTGTTGGCTTAGCAGCTTCAGTTTTCAACGCTTCAGAAAAAAAATTATCTTTGAATAGCTCGTCAGATCAAACCCCGGGTTGGGATTCATTAGGGCATCTGAATCTCATCACCGCCACAGAGCAGAGATATGATATTCAGTTTAGCATGGATGAAATGATGCGTGTTGATTCTTTACAGTGCTTGCTTGAAATGGTTCAGAATAAGCTAAAATGTGATGAATCATAA